The following proteins come from a genomic window of Schistocerca gregaria isolate iqSchGreg1 chromosome X, iqSchGreg1.2, whole genome shotgun sequence:
- the LOC126297949 gene encoding uncharacterized protein LOC126297949, producing MPKSLHEPPCPTTNPNLPHLATTPDMTPAIPHNPRPPSQPPTSLTTPNLPHDPQPPSRPPPSATTSATTPALRHDPHPPPRPRPPPRPPPTATTPALRHDPRPPPRPPPPATTPAPRHDPRPPPRPPAPPHNPPPSPTSPVSPQTPPPRPAPH from the coding sequence ATGCCCAAATCCCTTCATGAACCGCCCTGCCCCACCACAAACCCTAACCTGCCACATCTTGCCACTACCCCTGACATGACCCCCGCCATCCCCCACAACCCCCGACCTCCCTCACAACCCCCGACCTCCCTCACGACCCCCAACCTCCCTCACGACCCCCAACCTCCCTCACGACCCCCGCCCTCCGCCACGACCTCCGCCACGACCCCCGCCCTCCGCCACGACCCCCACCCTCCGCCACGACCCCGCCCTCCGCCACGACCCCCGCCCACCGCCACGACCCCCGCCCTCCGCcacgacccccgcccccccccacgACCCCCGCCCCCCGCCACGACCCCCGCCCCCCGCCACGACCCCCGCCCCCCGCCACGACCCCCCGCTCCTCCCCACAATCCCCCGCCCTCCCCTACAAGCCCTGTGTCCCCACAAACTCCACCACCAAGACCTGCACCCCACTGA